Proteins co-encoded in one Sporosarcina sp. FSL K6-1522 genomic window:
- a CDS encoding tartrate dehydrogenase gives MDVFKIAVIPGDGIGPEVIEEGIKVMKTATELDGRIRFEFTYFPWGCEYYLANGKMMADDGIDQLRSFDAIYLGAVGYPGVPDHISLWDLLLRIRKEFDQYVNIRPIKLLNGAPCPLVDGNKENIDMLFIRENSEGEYAGAGDWLFKGKPEEVVLQTGVFSRKGTERIIRYAFEEAVRLGKSVTSISKANALNYSMVFWDQVFEEVSKEYPRVKTYSYLVDAAAMHMIKDPSRFEVVVTSNLFGDILTDIGAALAGGMGLAAGANINPEKTCPSMFEPIHGSAPDIANQGIANPLAAIWSASQIFDFFGYEDIGKKLLSAVEKVVEEKSIVTPDLGGNATTAEVGDCVSKWLAEISATATLK, from the coding sequence ATGGATGTATTCAAAATAGCTGTTATTCCAGGTGATGGCATCGGACCAGAAGTGATTGAAGAAGGCATCAAAGTGATGAAAACAGCCACTGAATTGGATGGACGTATACGGTTTGAATTTACATACTTTCCGTGGGGGTGCGAATATTATCTAGCAAATGGAAAGATGATGGCTGATGATGGAATTGATCAGCTAAGATCTTTTGATGCCATTTATCTCGGTGCCGTTGGTTACCCTGGTGTGCCTGATCATATATCGCTTTGGGATTTATTGTTGCGGATTCGAAAAGAATTTGATCAATATGTCAATATTCGTCCAATTAAACTATTGAACGGCGCGCCGTGTCCACTTGTTGATGGAAATAAAGAAAACATTGATATGCTGTTTATCCGTGAAAATAGTGAAGGAGAATACGCGGGTGCAGGCGATTGGCTTTTTAAAGGAAAGCCGGAAGAGGTTGTTTTACAAACGGGTGTCTTTTCTCGAAAAGGCACAGAACGAATTATTCGCTATGCTTTTGAAGAAGCGGTCCGGTTGGGGAAATCTGTCACCAGTATCAGCAAAGCGAATGCATTGAATTATTCAATGGTATTCTGGGATCAAGTATTCGAGGAAGTAAGCAAAGAATACCCACGCGTTAAGACATACTCCTATCTTGTAGATGCTGCAGCCATGCATATGATTAAAGATCCTAGTCGCTTTGAAGTCGTTGTCACATCGAATTTATTTGGTGATATTTTAACAGATATTGGTGCGGCATTGGCTGGGGGAATGGGACTTGCGGCGGGCGCGAATATCAACCCAGAAAAAACCTGCCCATCTATGTTCGAGCCGATTCATGGTTCGGCTCCAGATATTGCGAATCAAGGTATTGCAAATCCGCTCGCGGCCATCTGGTCTGCAAGTCAAATTTTTGATTTTTTTGGATATGAGGATATTGGTAAGAAGCTACTTAGTGCGGTTGAAAAAGTAGTGGAAGAAAAATCTATAGTTACTCCAGATCTAGGCGGGAATGCGACTACGGCAGAAGTTGGGGATTGTGTTTCGAAATGGTTAGCAGAAATAAGTGCAACCGCTACTTTAAAATAA
- a CDS encoding GNAT family protein produces MFPTLTTARLRLTEVHANHAPTIFEILSNPNVVKYYGMDPFHSMEQEEQIVQHFKNIYELKRGIRWAIIIERENKFVGTIGLNNLAVGMKRAEVGFEIHPDFWRSGVTSEALQAVLDYAFEELNLHRMGAVTFPENRASIGLLKKYGFVEEGKLRSYLFQNGQSHDALIHSLLHTDWVLGE; encoded by the coding sequence GTGTTTCCAACGTTAACGACGGCTCGACTACGATTGACTGAGGTGCATGCGAACCATGCGCCGACCATCTTTGAGATTTTATCGAATCCGAATGTGGTGAAATATTATGGAATGGACCCATTTCATAGCATGGAGCAAGAGGAGCAGATTGTTCAGCATTTTAAGAACATATATGAACTAAAAAGGGGCATTCGCTGGGCAATTATTATTGAGAGGGAAAACAAATTTGTTGGCACGATTGGCTTAAATAATTTGGCGGTAGGCATGAAGAGAGCGGAAGTCGGGTTTGAAATCCATCCTGATTTTTGGCGAAGTGGGGTTACGTCTGAGGCGCTTCAAGCCGTTTTAGATTATGCATTTGAGGAGCTCAATCTTCATCGAATGGGAGCGGTGACGTTTCCAGAGAATCGTGCATCGATTGGGCTATTGAAGAAATATGGATTCGTGGAAGAAGGTAAGTTGCGCAGCTATCTTTTTCAGAATGGACAATCTCACGATGCGTTGATACATTCACTTTTGCATACAGATTGGGTGTTAGGTGAATAA
- a CDS encoding ATP-dependent helicase — MSDFFERKKQQLNIDLNDVQQQAVLATEGPLLLLACPGSGKTTTMIMRIGYLIEEKHVNPRRIKAITFSRASARDMTERFTRFFPDSEQVDFSTIHSLAFTIARSYLTKIGTSFELIEGGGKGRPSVTKPFLLKGLYKDMLKEDGTDDELASLSTFISSIKNRMIPLEQWETLKGPVDKAGRIARKYEQYKSRRQGHLLLDFDDMLTIAEQALREDEELGNHFRNLYDYLLTDESQDTSLVQHKIVEHLVAHHGNLCVVADDDQSIYTWRGAEPDYLLDFRKVYPDAQVLMMERNYRSSQDIVEMASKFIKRNDKRYPKEMHTTNGKCEPITIRQLDNPKQQLEYVTYELLGETDLNEVAILFRNNSSSTMYVNELHRRGIPFFMKDADDKFFSHWIVKDILNFMRLSFNTERKDIFAKIVMKMNLFISRSMLTKFENAATTGNVFDAFIQTVDLKDSQAKKLADYKKGYAVIPEMRPERVIQLIRHDLGYEAALKSRAEKFGYRIDNLLGILDTLEGIAAQLRTMVEFANRLKELEKAVQNAKFNPSDNAVTLSTFHSAKGLEFRRVFMIDLLKGIIPSEEDEHEQATLEEARRLFYVGMTRAKERLELLSYGQDEGKTKEDSRFVNEVRGLLLRPRPAKEEPKSVKVTKASIPLNPEGIQDSEELTVGTTVKHRVFGQGEITGREGNELHIQFGDMEKRLDLETVLSLRLLEKLVI; from the coding sequence ATGAGCGACTTTTTTGAACGGAAAAAACAACAATTGAATATAGATTTGAATGATGTACAACAGCAGGCAGTGTTGGCAACGGAAGGACCATTGCTATTGTTGGCTTGTCCGGGTTCTGGGAAAACGACGACGATGATTATGCGCATTGGCTATTTAATCGAGGAAAAGCATGTCAATCCAAGGCGGATCAAGGCGATTACCTTTAGCCGGGCGTCTGCGCGCGATATGACGGAGCGATTTACCCGCTTTTTCCCTGACAGTGAACAGGTGGATTTTTCAACGATCCATAGTTTGGCGTTTACCATTGCGCGAAGTTATTTGACGAAAATTGGCACGTCATTTGAATTGATCGAAGGCGGCGGAAAGGGTCGCCCTTCGGTGACGAAGCCCTTTTTGTTGAAAGGTCTTTATAAGGATATGCTAAAAGAAGATGGCACAGATGATGAGTTGGCGTCCCTTTCAACATTCATTAGTTCCATTAAAAACCGCATGATTCCGCTTGAACAATGGGAGACACTAAAAGGGCCGGTTGACAAGGCGGGGCGAATTGCGCGTAAATATGAACAATATAAATCACGTAGACAAGGGCATCTCTTGCTCGATTTCGATGATATGTTGACGATTGCAGAACAGGCGCTGAGAGAAGACGAGGAGTTGGGCAACCATTTTCGCAATCTCTATGATTATTTGTTGACGGATGAAAGTCAGGATACGTCTCTCGTGCAGCATAAAATTGTTGAGCATTTGGTGGCGCATCATGGCAACCTTTGTGTCGTTGCAGATGATGATCAATCGATTTATACATGGCGAGGGGCGGAACCGGATTATTTGCTGGATTTTCGGAAGGTGTACCCTGATGCACAAGTGTTGATGATGGAGCGTAATTACCGTTCGTCACAAGACATTGTTGAGATGGCATCGAAGTTCATCAAACGCAATGACAAGCGCTATCCAAAAGAGATGCATACAACAAACGGAAAATGTGAGCCGATTACGATTCGGCAACTGGATAATCCGAAACAGCAGTTGGAATATGTGACGTACGAATTGCTAGGCGAGACCGATCTGAATGAAGTTGCGATTCTGTTTCGCAATAACTCCTCATCGACGATGTATGTCAACGAGCTGCATCGGCGTGGTATTCCCTTTTTCATGAAAGATGCGGACGACAAGTTTTTCTCTCATTGGATTGTTAAAGACATATTGAATTTTATGCGACTTAGTTTCAATACGGAGCGCAAAGATATATTTGCGAAAATCGTCATGAAAATGAATCTCTTCATCTCCCGAAGCATGCTGACTAAATTTGAAAATGCGGCAACGACGGGCAATGTTTTTGATGCTTTTATTCAAACGGTTGATCTGAAAGATAGTCAGGCGAAAAAGCTGGCAGATTATAAAAAAGGCTATGCGGTTATTCCAGAAATGCGGCCGGAGCGAGTTATCCAGCTCATTCGGCATGATCTTGGCTATGAGGCGGCATTGAAAAGTAGGGCTGAAAAGTTTGGCTATCGCATTGACAATTTGCTTGGCATTCTGGATACACTGGAAGGCATTGCCGCGCAGTTGCGAACGATGGTGGAGTTTGCCAATCGCTTGAAAGAACTTGAAAAAGCCGTGCAAAATGCCAAGTTCAATCCATCGGATAATGCAGTGACATTATCCACCTTTCACAGTGCAAAAGGTTTGGAATTCCGGCGTGTCTTCATGATTGACTTACTGAAAGGTATTATCCCATCGGAAGAAGACGAGCATGAACAGGCAACATTGGAAGAAGCACGACGGCTCTTTTACGTTGGCATGACACGGGCGAAAGAACGTCTTGAATTGCTTTCTTACGGTCAGGATGAAGGAAAGACAAAGGAAGATTCCCGATTTGTCAATGAAGTGCGGGGATTATTGTTGAGGCCAAGGCCAGCAAAAGAAGAGCCAAAATCCGTGAAAGTGACAAAGG
- a CDS encoding aldehyde dehydrogenase family protein, with the protein MQTSLVKEKLLIDGEWVKTDETHKIYNKYTGELFSEISVAGEELVSRAVAAAVTAYKKTTFAPNDRYTVLMRVAQLLDENSERFAKMIAVEGGKPITDARTEVKRSVATFQMAADETKKLVGEIIPNYNAQGRFLYTVKKPIGVVAAITPFNFPLNLVVHKVAPALAAGNPVIIKPASDTATVTIKLCELLEEAGVPKGYVQCVVGSGRTVGEHLLKDQRIAHYTFTGSPGVGKHIQKTIGLRKATLELGSNSATIVHGDADVKKAAAKLAKMAFAHAGQICISVQRIYVQESIKDQFMEKFLQEVSLLKVGDPLNPTTNVGPMISEIEAERVEGWVNEARQAGAEIVTGGKRSGSIFYPTVITNVKKGMKVVDEELFAPVVTVSSYETIEEAIDLVNDSKYGLQAGIYTADLNLSYRIPYLLEVGGVVINDTCCYRTDQMPYGGVKDSGNGKEGPAYAIQELVETVTVVVNIEE; encoded by the coding sequence ATGCAGACTAGCCTAGTAAAGGAAAAACTTTTGATTGATGGTGAGTGGGTCAAGACAGATGAAACGCATAAAATCTATAACAAATATACGGGTGAACTTTTTTCTGAAATTAGTGTAGCTGGTGAAGAATTAGTGAGTCGGGCTGTTGCCGCCGCGGTGACAGCTTATAAGAAAACAACATTTGCACCTAATGATCGATATACAGTATTAATGCGTGTAGCACAACTCTTAGATGAGAATAGTGAACGGTTCGCAAAAATGATTGCTGTAGAAGGCGGAAAACCCATTACGGACGCAAGAACAGAAGTGAAAAGATCGGTAGCTACATTTCAAATGGCCGCTGATGAAACGAAGAAGCTAGTTGGAGAAATTATTCCAAACTATAATGCGCAGGGGCGCTTTCTTTATACCGTGAAAAAGCCGATTGGTGTAGTAGCCGCCATTACACCGTTCAACTTTCCATTAAATCTGGTTGTGCATAAAGTTGCACCGGCTCTCGCCGCGGGGAACCCTGTTATTATTAAGCCAGCCTCTGACACTGCAACAGTCACAATTAAGTTATGTGAATTGCTAGAAGAGGCGGGAGTGCCTAAGGGCTATGTTCAATGTGTAGTCGGTAGCGGCAGAACTGTAGGAGAACATCTTTTAAAGGATCAGCGCATTGCCCACTATACGTTTACAGGCTCGCCAGGTGTCGGGAAGCATATCCAGAAGACAATCGGTTTAAGAAAAGCCACATTAGAACTAGGGTCCAATTCCGCTACAATTGTCCACGGAGACGCTGACGTTAAAAAGGCGGCTGCTAAACTAGCGAAAATGGCATTTGCTCATGCTGGCCAAATCTGTATTTCTGTTCAACGAATTTATGTGCAAGAATCGATAAAAGATCAATTTATGGAGAAATTTTTACAGGAAGTTTCGCTATTGAAAGTTGGAGATCCACTAAATCCTACAACCAATGTTGGTCCGATGATTAGTGAAATTGAGGCGGAACGGGTAGAGGGATGGGTAAATGAGGCACGGCAAGCTGGGGCTGAAATTGTAACAGGCGGCAAGCGATCGGGAAGTATCTTTTATCCGACTGTGATCACGAATGTTAAAAAAGGCATGAAAGTAGTCGATGAAGAATTATTTGCACCAGTTGTTACGGTTTCAAGCTATGAAACAATTGAAGAAGCGATAGATCTCGTCAATGATTCTAAATACGGCTTACAGGCGGGTATCTATACAGCGGACTTGAATTTATCATATCGAATTCCTTATTTACTTGAAGTAGGAGGCGTCGTCATTAATGATACTTGTTGTTACCGGACAGATCAGATGCCTTATGGAGGCGTCAAAGACAGTGGAAACGGTAAAGAGGGGCCGGCATATGCCATTCAAGAACTCGTTGAAACAGTTACAGTCGTCGTCAATATAGAAGAATAA
- the fba gene encoding class II fructose-1,6-bisphosphate aldolase, producing MALVSMKEMMIKGKKEGYAVGQFNVNNLEYAQAILQAAEEEKSPVILGVSEGAARYMGGFTVVVNMIKGLMHDYGTTVPVAIHLDHGSSFEKCKEAIDAGFTSVMIDASSKALTENIELTNEVVTYAHTHGVSVEAELGVVGGEEDDVIADGIIYADPAECKKLVDNTSIDCLAPALGSVHGPYKGEPNLGFEEMEIISNQSDLPLVLHGGTGIPLKDIQRAISLGTSKINVNTENQIEGTKAVREVLSEDLDVYDPRKYLGPMREAIKATVIGKMREFGSSQRA from the coding sequence ATGGCGTTGGTTTCAATGAAAGAAATGATGATTAAAGGAAAAAAAGAAGGTTATGCAGTCGGTCAATTTAATGTGAACAATTTGGAATATGCCCAAGCCATTTTACAAGCTGCGGAAGAAGAAAAGTCACCTGTGATTCTCGGCGTATCGGAAGGAGCAGCGCGTTATATGGGCGGTTTTACAGTTGTTGTGAATATGATAAAGGGGCTTATGCATGACTATGGAACGACAGTACCTGTAGCGATTCATTTGGATCATGGATCTAGCTTTGAAAAATGTAAAGAAGCAATTGATGCAGGCTTTACCTCTGTCATGATTGATGCTTCTTCTAAGGCGCTCACAGAAAATATTGAACTAACAAATGAAGTAGTAACGTATGCGCATACACACGGGGTTTCTGTAGAAGCTGAATTGGGTGTTGTCGGCGGGGAAGAAGATGATGTCATTGCAGATGGTATTATTTATGCTGATCCGGCAGAATGTAAAAAGCTAGTGGACAATACGAGCATCGATTGCCTTGCACCCGCACTCGGCTCCGTTCACGGACCTTACAAAGGAGAGCCAAATCTTGGTTTCGAAGAAATGGAAATTATCTCGAATCAATCTGACTTACCCCTTGTGTTACATGGGGGAACCGGAATTCCATTGAAAGATATTCAGCGGGCGATTTCATTAGGGACCTCCAAAATAAATGTGAATACAGAAAACCAGATTGAGGGAACGAAAGCAGTACGAGAAGTTCTATCGGAAGATCTTGATGTGTATGATCCCCGAAAATATTTAGGTCCGATGCGTGAAGCGATTAAAGCGACTGTGATTGGGAAAATGCGTGAATTCGGAAGCTCACAACGGGCATAA
- a CDS encoding MFS transporter yields MGALEKSQVNEISKKDHFNFIAVIFCFWFAIYIYAPVFGVYMQSIDFSYSTIGIILGSYGITQVLLRFPLGILSDRLQNIRKQLLVGSFVMALVSSLLLVFFDSAVMILIARLLAGVTASMWVMATVLYSYYFSADKSAKAMGILQFVTVATQFISMAISGYLVHLFGWYFPFWVGAAASILGIYFAWNIKAVHNGKVEVTKSSIGLHIKKTIIIPQIKMLTFLSLIAHAILFITIFGFSFIVADTLGVPEKSFIWLTCAFFIPHALASLGLVFYEMDSRYNKLVLSTSFGLSALFLVLVPLANSFFLLSVLHAGSGFTLGVIFPLLLSEVVRVSPNDLKMSAMGFFQSFYALGIFLGPLLAGMIAESFGLHEVFIFTGVLSLGATVVVILLFE; encoded by the coding sequence ATGGGAGCATTAGAAAAAAGTCAGGTCAATGAGATTAGCAAGAAAGACCATTTTAATTTTATCGCGGTGATTTTTTGTTTTTGGTTTGCCATCTATATTTATGCGCCTGTCTTCGGCGTGTACATGCAGTCCATTGATTTTTCTTATTCTACGATAGGAATCATTTTAGGGAGTTATGGCATTACACAGGTTTTACTAAGATTTCCGCTAGGTATTTTATCTGACCGATTGCAAAATATCCGCAAGCAGTTATTGGTCGGCAGCTTTGTCATGGCACTTGTGAGTAGTTTATTGTTAGTCTTTTTTGATTCAGCAGTCATGATTTTAATTGCTCGTCTGCTTGCCGGAGTCACGGCATCTATGTGGGTGATGGCGACGGTACTGTATTCATATTATTTTAGTGCTGATAAATCTGCTAAAGCGATGGGTATTTTACAGTTTGTGACGGTTGCGACTCAATTTATAAGCATGGCAATCAGCGGTTATCTTGTCCATTTATTTGGCTGGTATTTTCCGTTTTGGGTTGGAGCGGCTGCATCAATACTTGGAATTTATTTTGCTTGGAATATTAAAGCAGTCCACAATGGAAAGGTTGAGGTGACGAAATCAAGCATCGGATTACATATTAAAAAAACGATCATAATCCCACAAATAAAAATGCTGACATTCTTATCATTGATCGCCCATGCAATTTTATTCATTACCATTTTTGGATTCAGTTTTATTGTAGCTGACACACTTGGCGTGCCGGAAAAATCTTTTATTTGGCTAACGTGTGCCTTTTTTATTCCGCACGCATTGGCATCATTAGGGCTTGTTTTTTACGAAATGGATAGCCGTTATAACAAGCTTGTACTGTCCACCAGTTTTGGTTTATCTGCCTTGTTTCTTGTACTCGTCCCGTTAGCGAACTCATTTTTTTTACTTAGTGTTCTTCATGCAGGAAGCGGTTTTACATTAGGAGTAATCTTTCCACTTTTACTTAGCGAAGTCGTCAGAGTTAGTCCGAACGATTTGAAAATGTCGGCAATGGGATTCTTTCAGTCTTTTTATGCACTTGGTATTTTTCTCGGTCCTTTACTAGCAGGTATGATTGCGGAAAGTTTCGGATTACATGAGGTATTTATTTTTACTGGCGTGCTTTCTTTAGGGGCAACGGTTGTTGTTATTTTGTTGTTTGAGTGA
- the lepB gene encoding signal peptidase I: MENNRKSELISWIQSIAVAFIIALIMRQFLFTPVIVSGESMEPTFEDENKIVISKIYKINRFDMIVFHAPGVEKDYIKRVIGLPGDVVVMENDKLYINGKEYEEQYVEENKERIFEGQKLTQDFEVEVPEGHLFVLGDNRRNSTDSRDLGFIDEKAVVGTVKFRFYPFKEMGIPK; this comes from the coding sequence ATGGAAAATAACCGGAAGAGCGAGCTGATTTCATGGATTCAATCAATCGCTGTCGCTTTTATCATCGCGCTTATCATGCGCCAGTTTTTATTTACACCGGTGATTGTATCGGGCGAATCGATGGAGCCGACCTTTGAAGATGAAAATAAAATCGTCATCTCCAAAATTTACAAGATTAATCGTTTTGATATGATTGTCTTTCATGCACCGGGAGTGGAGAAGGATTATATCAAGCGTGTCATTGGGCTACCAGGGGATGTTGTTGTCATGGAGAATGACAAACTATACATAAATGGCAAAGAGTACGAAGAACAGTATGTCGAGGAGAATAAAGAGCGAATTTTCGAGGGGCAAAAACTCACACAAGATTTTGAAGTTGAAGTGCCAGAGGGACATTTGTTTGTTCTTGGTGATAATCGTAGAAATAGTACAGACAGTAGAGATTTAGGATTTATCGATGAAAAAGCAGTTGTTGGTACAGTGAAATTCAGGTTTTATCCGTTTAAGGAGATGGGGATACCGAAATAA